Proteins from a single region of Ananas comosus cultivar F153 linkage group 3, ASM154086v1, whole genome shotgun sequence:
- the LOC109707465 gene encoding vegetative cell wall protein gp1-like — MVFAFPFTPMSILTPLTEHEPSIQTAARVISDGRFLFPPPADVFTAAKSPFGSGLQSLAEASPPATSPPAPPSTRVAGAARTRCSRPDPERAEPARPLPPGIAAARDLIGDLPRDRRHLCVRPEWPPPPLLLFAASPSEIWPWVAKPLSPASPLSRIGQAASHRPPTTARRRPELPQPSPWPPAAASSPCGRAGSVQAEPHPPPPPPPSAASRREHRLRLAGRTRPPPATPPPELPVGRTWLVLFSGWVSRASVPVAAATSRRLTTRAPAFLRRQKPLAAGAPAVRPPSANLAPPSSGKLSLKFPVHSLRFR, encoded by the exons ATGGTGTTCGCCTTTCCTTTCACACCAATGTCTATTCTTACGCCGCTTACTGAACATGAACCTTCAATTCAGACTGCAGCTCGCGTAATAAGCGATGGAAGATTTCTTTTCCCTCCTCCTGCAGATGTCTTCACAGCAGC GAAGTCACCCTTTGGGTCGGGCCTGCAGTCTCTGGCAGAGGCTTCCCCTCCGGCGACATCCCCGCCGGCCCCGCCGTCCACGcgcgtcgccggcgccgccagGACGCGCTGCAGCCGCCCAGACCCAGAGCGGGCCGAGCCGGCGCGACCTCTGCCTCCTGGGATCGCCGCCGCCAGGGACCTCATAGGCGACCTCCCTCGTGACCGCCGGCACCTCTGCGTCCGGCCAgagtggccgccgccgccgctcctacTGTTTGCGGCCAGCCCGAGCGAGATCTGGCCGTGGGTGGCCAAACCTCTCTCCCCCGCGTCGCCGCTGTCCAGGATCGGCCAGGCCGCCTCCCACCGGCCTCCGACGACCGCTCGCCGTCGCCCGGAGCTCCCCCAGCCATCCCCGTGGCCACCGGCTGCAGCTTCCTCTCCCTGCGGCCGCGCAGGGTCTGTGCAGGCCGAGCCacacccgccgccgccgccgccgccttccgccgccaGTCGGCGTGAGCAtcggctccgcctggccggccgcaccCGTCCGCCACCGGCTaccccgccgccggagctccctgttgGACGCACTTGGCTTGTGCTCTTCTCGGGTTGGGTGTCTAGGGCATCAGTgcccgtcgccgccgccacctctcGACGCCTGACGACGCGCGCCCCAGCCTTCCTCCGTCGTCAGAAACCTCTCGCAGCCGGCGCGCCCGCAGTCCGGCCGCCGTCGGCCAACCTTGCTCCACCAAGCTCCGGTAAGCTTAGTTTGAAGTTTCCTGTGCACAGTTTGAGATTTCGATAA